Proteins found in one Alteromonas macleodii genomic segment:
- the ylqF gene encoding ribosome biogenesis GTPase YlqF codes for MALQWFPGHMHKALKEIKESLNQVDILIEVLDARIPYSSENPEIAKIRGDKPCIKILNKYDLADPEITARWQESLEKERGVKTITTSSDNPGNSKQIMQLAKSICSYKEGQPKAIKAMITGIPNVGKSTLINILADRIIAKTGNEPAVTKSQQRINLGSGIILFDTPGVLWPKLENLHSIYRLASSGAVKNTAMEYDDVGFFAADYLIKAYPEVMKERYKLDELPDTEIEFLEAAAKTRGAIQAGGRVNLHKICEILLKELQSGKLGRITLETPEMLEVEKEEMALEAAKKAEAKAKRKAKFKTGSLTPDKKDRKEKREEKRQEQSRRMKKNK; via the coding sequence ATGGCATTACAATGGTTCCCTGGGCATATGCACAAAGCCCTGAAAGAAATTAAAGAGTCGCTTAATCAAGTAGACATTCTTATTGAGGTGCTTGACGCACGTATTCCATATTCCAGTGAAAACCCTGAAATTGCAAAAATACGCGGCGATAAGCCCTGTATTAAAATTCTTAATAAGTACGATCTGGCAGACCCAGAAATAACTGCGCGCTGGCAGGAAAGCTTAGAGAAAGAGCGCGGCGTGAAGACGATTACGACCTCTAGCGATAACCCGGGCAATAGCAAGCAAATAATGCAGCTGGCTAAAAGCATTTGTTCGTATAAAGAAGGTCAGCCCAAAGCAATAAAAGCTATGATCACGGGTATACCTAATGTGGGTAAATCGACGCTAATTAATATTTTGGCCGACCGAATCATCGCGAAAACAGGTAACGAGCCAGCCGTTACAAAAAGCCAGCAGCGCATTAATTTAGGCAGCGGTATTATCTTGTTTGATACACCAGGCGTACTTTGGCCTAAGCTTGAAAATCTACATTCCATTTACCGGTTAGCGTCATCAGGCGCTGTTAAAAATACCGCCATGGAATACGACGATGTCGGTTTTTTTGCGGCAGATTACCTCATTAAAGCGTATCCAGAGGTAATGAAGGAGCGCTACAAGCTGGACGAGTTGCCAGATACTGAAATAGAGTTTTTGGAAGCCGCCGCTAAAACGCGTGGGGCGATTCAAGCGGGTGGGCGCGTAAATCTTCATAAAATATGCGAGATCCTGCTTAAAGAACTGCAGTCGGGTAAGTTGGGGCGAATAACGCTAGAGACACCGGAAATGCTGGAAGTCGAAAAAGAGGAAATGGCACTTGAAGCGGCGAAGAAAGCTGAAGCGAAAGCCAAGCGTAAAGCAAAATTCAAAACAGGCTCGTTGACGCCAGATAAGAAAGATAGGAAAGAAAAGCGAGAAGAGAAGCGTCAAGAGCAAAGCCGCAGAATGAAGAAAAACAAATGA
- a CDS encoding TrmH family RNA methyltransferase, producing the protein MKLSDVKKLHQKKFRTQFGFYLVEGEHLVLELINVARHDSSILGDIALYVTADYEEWVKERLVSSVSNMKVETVSSQQMQQLSDTKSPQGIIARVPLPNTSLGSQRSQTNISPNKSSTEKYIYLYEVQDPGNLGTILRTLAWFGNFTLLLSPNSVDPYNSKVVRSSMGAIFHVNMELNVALESLGERFERFAFLDMDGSNITSNTFRDYQCYLFGNEARGVPVEALSKLNATAYTIAGSGKIDSLNLASAVNICAYELTR; encoded by the coding sequence ATGAAACTAAGTGATGTGAAAAAGCTTCATCAAAAGAAATTTAGAACGCAGTTCGGATTCTATTTGGTGGAAGGGGAGCACTTAGTTTTAGAGTTAATTAATGTTGCTCGGCATGACAGCAGTATATTAGGTGATATCGCCCTTTATGTGACAGCTGATTATGAGGAGTGGGTGAAAGAAAGACTTGTTTCTTCAGTCTCTAATATGAAGGTAGAAACGGTATCGTCTCAACAAATGCAGCAACTAAGCGATACCAAATCACCTCAAGGTATTATTGCTCGCGTTCCACTTCCTAACACTTCGTTAGGCTCACAGCGGTCACAAACCAACATTTCCCCAAACAAATCCAGTACCGAAAAGTACATCTATTTGTATGAGGTACAAGACCCTGGCAATTTGGGCACCATACTAAGAACCCTCGCGTGGTTTGGCAATTTTACGCTACTACTAAGCCCGAACAGTGTCGATCCATACAACTCGAAAGTTGTGCGCTCAAGTATGGGGGCTATTTTCCACGTGAACATGGAGTTAAACGTAGCGCTTGAAAGCCTAGGGGAGCGGTTCGAACGTTTCGCTTTCTTGGATATGGATGGTAGTAATATCACCTCTAACACTTTTCGTGATTACCAGTGTTATCTCTTTGGCAATGAAGCACGCGGCGTTCCTGTTGAAGCGCTATCAAAGCTTAACGCAACGGCGTATACCATTGCGGGAAGCGGTAAGATTGACTCGTTAAACTTAGCCAGCGCTGTGAATATCTGCGCTTATGAATTAACCCGTTAA
- a CDS encoding aminotransferase class I/II-fold pyridoxal phosphate-dependent enzyme, whose product MRPHLKILVIEDAVDLLEQITSSIGNTITYFDRSDVEISLLEANSVAKALQFVREDGDIQAVVFSWDVVAKVKELTDVVPLNGVLNENTSPAAESVSSQNANEKTTSEKSSARNAVIDNNARVIDAIKRIRPELPVYVLGDAVKGLDIVNQANGIESFFYRNDIISDPESILGYIINDFDDRNETPFWTEYKDYVVESNDSWHTPGHSGGASFRNSPYISDFYRFFGRNVFVSDLSVSVDSLGSLSDGTHAIGKAQAAVANTFEVRHSYFVTNGSSTSNKIILQTLLREGDKVIADRNCHKSVHYGIIQARAMPVYLDSVFNPEYGIFSPPRMAQIKQLIEENTDAKLIVLTGCTYDGLLTDLKQVVNLAHEHGIKVFIDEAWFAYSLFHPALRDYSAIAAGADYITHSAHKVVSAFSQASFIHVNDPDFDKDFFKEVFAIHTSTSPKYQLIASLDVCRQQLEMEGYKILNELLSNVAELKSQMAKFKRLKILSPSDFANMFSHFESDNIGHDPLKILIDVSALDYSNQEIHRFLMDEVGLEIEKFTHSTILVLLTLGGMRSKIVRLYNALKRLDDGAVNLSKRKSKSPLPADIPPIQLDDLPSKAFFSPREAIPWQNSVGRTAAGLITPYPPGIPLIVPGQKVEQAHIDYLQALASQKLTVQGIYDGDIYVVSEE is encoded by the coding sequence ATGCGCCCTCATTTAAAAATTCTTGTTATAGAAGATGCTGTTGATCTGTTGGAACAAATTACGTCAAGTATAGGCAACACCATCACTTACTTTGACCGAAGTGACGTTGAAATAAGTCTGCTTGAAGCGAACTCCGTTGCAAAAGCACTGCAATTTGTTCGTGAAGACGGTGACATTCAGGCTGTTGTATTTAGCTGGGATGTGGTGGCGAAGGTTAAAGAGCTAACAGACGTAGTGCCTTTAAATGGCGTACTTAATGAAAATACGAGCCCCGCAGCCGAAAGCGTTAGTTCACAAAACGCGAACGAGAAAACCACAAGCGAAAAGTCGTCTGCACGTAACGCGGTGATTGATAATAACGCTAGAGTTATCGACGCCATTAAACGTATTCGCCCTGAGCTTCCCGTGTATGTCTTAGGCGACGCAGTAAAAGGGTTGGATATTGTAAACCAAGCCAATGGCATTGAATCGTTCTTCTATCGTAACGACATTATTTCAGACCCAGAGTCTATTTTGGGTTATATCATCAATGACTTTGATGATAGAAACGAAACGCCGTTTTGGACTGAATACAAAGACTATGTAGTGGAGTCTAACGACTCGTGGCATACGCCAGGTCACAGCGGTGGCGCAAGCTTTAGAAATTCACCCTATATCAGTGATTTTTATCGCTTCTTTGGGCGTAACGTGTTTGTTAGTGACTTATCGGTAAGCGTAGACTCGCTGGGTTCACTATCAGATGGCACTCACGCTATTGGTAAAGCGCAAGCCGCTGTTGCCAATACATTTGAAGTTCGTCATTCCTATTTCGTCACGAACGGATCTTCGACATCAAACAAAATTATTTTGCAGACGCTGTTGCGTGAGGGCGACAAAGTTATTGCCGACAGAAACTGCCACAAGTCAGTGCATTACGGCATTATTCAGGCGCGAGCCATGCCGGTGTATTTAGACAGTGTATTTAACCCTGAATACGGTATTTTCTCACCCCCTAGAATGGCGCAAATTAAGCAGCTTATTGAAGAAAATACTGACGCTAAACTTATCGTTTTGACGGGCTGTACCTACGACGGGTTATTGACTGACCTTAAGCAAGTCGTAAATTTAGCCCACGAGCATGGCATTAAAGTGTTCATTGACGAAGCATGGTTTGCGTATTCCTTGTTCCACCCTGCATTGCGTGACTACTCTGCTATCGCCGCTGGGGCAGACTATATTACTCACTCTGCGCACAAAGTGGTGTCGGCGTTTTCGCAAGCTTCATTTATTCATGTAAACGATCCGGATTTCGATAAAGACTTCTTTAAAGAAGTCTTTGCAATTCACACCAGTACCTCGCCCAAGTATCAACTCATTGCCTCGCTTGATGTATGTCGTCAGCAGCTGGAAATGGAAGGCTACAAAATCCTTAATGAGCTTCTAAGCAATGTTGCCGAACTCAAATCGCAAATGGCCAAGTTCAAGCGACTTAAAATACTTTCGCCTAGTGACTTTGCGAATATGTTTTCTCACTTTGAAAGTGACAACATTGGGCACGACCCGCTTAAAATCTTAATTGACGTATCTGCGCTAGATTACTCTAATCAAGAAATACATCGTTTCTTGATGGACGAAGTCGGTTTAGAAATAGAGAAGTTCACTCATAGCACTATTCTAGTACTGCTTACGCTAGGTGGAATGCGCTCTAAAATTGTGAGGCTATACAACGCGTTAAAACGTCTTGATGATGGCGCCGTTAACCTAAGCAAGCGCAAGAGCAAGAGTCCGTTACCGGCAGACATTCCGCCAATTCAATTAGATGACCTTCCGTCAAAAGCGTTTTTCAGCCCTAGGGAAGCCATACCATGGCAAAACAGTGTTGGACGCACAGCAGCTGGCTTAATTACACCGTATCCTCCTGGTATTCCGCTTATTGTTCCTGGGCAGAAAGTGGAGCAAGCACATATTGATTACCTTCAGGCACTGGCAAGCCAGAAGCTTACCGTGCAAGGTATTTACGACGGTGACATTTATGTGGTTTCTGAAGAATGA
- a CDS encoding crotonase/enoyl-CoA hydratase family protein has product MAFNLAINNDIAVITFDDGKVNAVGFELIQKFNDALDEAEQNAKAVVLHGGEGKFCGGFDLSVMKADDKAKQQELVSKGAELIVRLYSFPLPVVVAAEGHSIAMGAIMLMAADLRIGKDADTKYGLNETAIGMVLPPFGMELAKARLANTSQTEALLFSRIYQGSEAVKAGFLDAAVPQEQVLATAMGYAEKLKMLPRKSFAESKIQLRKETIEKMKA; this is encoded by the coding sequence ATGGCGTTTAATTTAGCTATTAATAACGATATTGCAGTAATCACCTTTGACGACGGAAAAGTTAACGCCGTTGGCTTTGAGCTTATTCAGAAGTTTAACGATGCCTTAGATGAAGCAGAGCAAAACGCAAAAGCGGTTGTATTACACGGTGGTGAAGGCAAGTTTTGCGGCGGGTTTGATTTATCGGTAATGAAAGCCGATGACAAAGCAAAACAACAAGAGTTGGTATCAAAAGGCGCTGAATTAATCGTACGCTTATATAGCTTCCCACTACCTGTAGTCGTTGCTGCAGAAGGTCACAGTATTGCAATGGGCGCTATTATGCTTATGGCTGCCGACTTACGTATCGGTAAAGATGCAGACACTAAGTATGGCCTTAATGAAACCGCCATTGGCATGGTGCTGCCGCCATTCGGTATGGAACTAGCCAAAGCCAGACTCGCCAATACTAGCCAAACTGAAGCCTTACTATTCTCGCGTATCTATCAAGGCAGTGAAGCGGTTAAAGCAGGCTTTTTAGATGCGGCAGTGCCTCAGGAACAAGTACTAGCAACGGCTATGGGTTACGCAGAAAAACTCAAGATGTTACCTAGGAAGTCTTTTGCTGAGTCTAAAATACAATTGCGTAAAGAAACGATAGAGAAGATGAAAGCTTAG
- a CDS encoding DUF962 domain-containing protein — protein MKNLEQHLSEYAKYHRDQKNIYTHYIGIPLIVFSVLCLLSKPAFHVNAPILGAMVISPALFVWVIGNAFYIKLDIKLGVVMAFITGAMVYFAQPIAQLSINMWLAISLGIFIGGWVLQFIGHHYEGKKPAFVDDIMGLAIGPLFVLAELSFELGLRNALKDEIERRSGPVK, from the coding sequence ATGAAAAATTTAGAACAACACTTAAGTGAGTACGCTAAGTACCATAGAGATCAGAAAAACATCTACACCCATTACATAGGCATCCCGCTTATTGTTTTTTCGGTGCTCTGCTTACTTAGTAAGCCTGCATTTCATGTAAATGCCCCCATTTTGGGAGCTATGGTCATTAGCCCAGCTCTGTTCGTGTGGGTGATAGGCAATGCATTCTATATCAAGTTAGACATAAAACTGGGCGTTGTTATGGCATTTATTACGGGGGCTATGGTCTATTTCGCTCAACCTATTGCTCAACTTAGTATAAATATGTGGCTTGCTATCTCGTTAGGTATTTTTATCGGTGGGTGGGTACTGCAGTTTATTGGTCATCACTATGAGGGTAAAAAGCCTGCGTTTGTCGACGACATAATGGGGTTGGCTATAGGCCCACTTTTTGTGCTTGCTGAATTGAGTTTCGAATTGGGCCTAAGAAACGCCCTCAAAGATGAGATTGAACGCCGTTCTGGACCTGTAAAGTAA
- a CDS encoding META domain-containing protein yields MTLAVPALLALTACSSVSSMYSNDEQGQSSEENKLTLSASHWQVESINQAGIIDFSHVTLNVNVNGDVSRISGSTGCNQYTGALDVANANKAFSADSNAQPFSADKIVLTRKMCAPALMKQEQGFVDALASSKTYAILNNTWLVLYDSNDNETVKAIISSSSQGSNSGNANKRGLGTKKGSKVAANKQDMAGATTQANSRTYKCETPNASITELRVNTLGPDTKALSLNNAHHIVQLSRSASGAKYTNNKGVVYWNKGDVATVSINSGYYHCTINH; encoded by the coding sequence TTGACTTTAGCAGTACCTGCACTTCTCGCCTTAACGGCTTGTAGTTCAGTTTCTTCAATGTATTCGAATGATGAACAAGGACAAAGTAGTGAGGAGAACAAGCTAACACTTTCAGCTAGCCATTGGCAGGTCGAAAGCATAAATCAAGCAGGTATTATCGACTTTAGCCACGTTACTCTTAATGTGAATGTAAATGGTGATGTTAGCAGAATAAGCGGAAGCACAGGCTGTAATCAATATACAGGGGCGCTCGATGTTGCGAATGCAAACAAAGCATTCAGTGCAGACAGCAATGCTCAACCCTTCTCTGCCGATAAAATTGTACTTACCAGAAAGATGTGCGCCCCAGCACTTATGAAACAAGAGCAAGGTTTTGTAGATGCTCTGGCTTCATCGAAAACTTATGCAATATTAAATAACACATGGCTAGTCCTGTATGACAGCAATGACAACGAAACAGTAAAAGCGATAATTTCGTCTTCCTCCCAAGGTTCTAACTCCGGTAATGCTAATAAACGCGGGCTTGGAACTAAAAAAGGGTCGAAAGTCGCCGCTAACAAGCAAGACATGGCCGGCGCTACCACGCAAGCCAATAGCAGAACCTATAAGTGTGAGACACCAAACGCCAGTATCACAGAATTACGCGTAAATACCCTTGGCCCAGATACAAAAGCACTCTCGCTCAACAATGCCCATCACATTGTGCAGCTATCACGCTCTGCATCGGGAGCGAAATACACAAACAACAAAGGTGTGGTGTATTGGAATAAAGGTGATGTTGCCACCGTTTCTATAAACTCTGGCTACTACCACTGTACAATTAATCATTAA
- the betB gene encoding betaine-aldehyde dehydrogenase: MSLPTYQNFIHGKPMANKSKETFAVTNPATGEVIYHVEVADEFIQQEAIKSAKEGFAVWSAMMPIERTRILNKAVALLRESNDELAKLEVLDTGKPIQEADCVDIETGADVIEYYAGLAPTQLGTQQPVGGDFFYTRKEALGICAGIGAWNYPIQIACWKSGPALAAGNAFIFKPSEETPMGALKLAEIFIEAGVPAGVFNVVQGAAQVGQWLTNSPDIEKVSFTGEVGTGKKVMQSAAASNLKDVTMELGGKSPLVVFEDADISQAISAAMLGNFYTQGEICTNCTRVYVQRSVYQAFIDELKTRTENNIIMGDPLDPNVNLGALISKKHQELVLSYIAKGKEEGATLLTGGNAASPASAPNGYFVEPTIFTDCTDDMTIVKEEIFGPVMSVLVFDDEDEVIARANDTELGLAAGVFSKDIQRAHRVIHQLQAGICWINAYGNSPAEMPVGGYKQSGIGRENGVETLNSYTQTKSVYVGMSQIESPF, translated from the coding sequence ATGTCATTACCAACTTATCAGAATTTCATTCACGGCAAGCCGATGGCGAACAAAAGCAAAGAAACCTTTGCAGTAACCAATCCTGCAACCGGTGAGGTAATTTATCACGTAGAAGTGGCTGATGAGTTTATCCAACAAGAAGCGATTAAGAGTGCTAAAGAAGGCTTTGCGGTATGGTCAGCAATGATGCCTATCGAAAGAACTCGCATTCTTAACAAGGCGGTTGCACTGCTTCGCGAAAGTAATGATGAACTCGCCAAATTAGAAGTGCTTGATACCGGTAAGCCTATTCAAGAAGCTGATTGTGTAGATATTGAAACTGGCGCTGACGTCATTGAGTACTATGCGGGCCTTGCTCCTACTCAACTGGGCACTCAGCAACCCGTTGGCGGTGATTTCTTCTACACGCGCAAAGAGGCACTAGGAATCTGCGCTGGTATTGGCGCGTGGAACTACCCTATTCAAATCGCTTGCTGGAAGTCAGGCCCAGCGCTTGCTGCTGGTAATGCATTTATATTTAAACCATCAGAAGAAACGCCGATGGGCGCGCTTAAACTGGCTGAAATTTTTATTGAAGCTGGTGTACCTGCTGGCGTATTCAATGTTGTACAAGGTGCAGCGCAAGTTGGTCAATGGCTTACAAATAGCCCAGACATTGAAAAAGTATCTTTTACCGGCGAAGTTGGAACAGGTAAAAAAGTGATGCAAAGCGCCGCTGCATCGAACTTAAAAGACGTGACTATGGAGCTTGGCGGTAAGTCTCCGCTTGTAGTATTTGAAGATGCGGACATTAGCCAGGCTATCAGCGCCGCTATGCTAGGTAATTTTTATACTCAAGGTGAAATCTGCACTAACTGTACCCGTGTTTACGTTCAGCGCTCGGTGTATCAAGCCTTTATTGATGAGCTTAAAACCCGTACCGAAAACAATATCATTATGGGTGACCCGCTAGACCCTAATGTAAACCTAGGCGCACTTATCTCTAAAAAGCACCAAGAGCTAGTGCTTAGCTATATTGCGAAAGGTAAAGAAGAAGGCGCAACGCTATTAACCGGTGGTAACGCAGCCTCACCAGCTTCTGCTCCTAACGGCTATTTTGTTGAACCAACAATTTTCACAGATTGCACCGACGATATGACTATCGTTAAGGAAGAGATCTTCGGGCCAGTAATGAGCGTTTTGGTTTTCGATGATGAAGACGAAGTGATCGCACGAGCAAACGACACTGAGCTAGGTTTAGCCGCCGGTGTATTTAGTAAAGACATCCAGCGCGCACACCGCGTTATCCACCAGCTTCAAGCCGGTATTTGCTGGATAAATGCATATGGAAACTCTCCTGCTGAAATGCCTGTAGGCGGCTATAAACAGTCAGGTATTGGACGGGAAAACGGCGTTGAAACGCTAAATAGCTACACGCAAACCAAGTCGGTTTATGTAGGTATGAGCCAAATTGAAAGCCCGTTTTAA